From the Prunus dulcis chromosome 4, ALMONDv2, whole genome shotgun sequence genome, one window contains:
- the LOC117624060 gene encoding ATP-dependent zinc metalloprotease FTSH 12, chloroplastic isoform X1: protein MDLKITYKSNPLLFSSTQLTQPSARPVLFNLPTKHRPKISPKKPTFRVMGSANSNGSDGFSWVSLTQSIRRGSERFWSNFGESVKKETGFDLKDANVKVGEYVGRVEGGLKKGRTELERFKTELVPEFVSWNRWERWKDIKTWESKRIAALIFYIFLAVVSCQRIYITIRAPLQDRQRKELTEAYMEAVVPEPSPSNVRRFKKSIWRKTTPKGLKMKKFVERPDGTLVHDSSYVGEDAWDDDPQPPQDNVEQIIDSDVKLNQEEKKELKEDLGISGEVQENRGTWRERLKKWNEILQKEKLAEQLDSANSKYVVEFDMKEVENSLRKDVVEKVTETQGTRALWIAKRWWMYRPRLPYTYFLQKLDCSEVAAVVFTEDLKRIYVTMKEGFPLEYVVDIPLDPYLFEIISSSGAEVDLLQKRQIHYFMKVLIALVPGILILWLIRESVMLLHITSKRFLYKKYNQLFDMAYAENFILPVGDVGETKSMSKEVVLGGDVWDLLDELMIYMGNPMQYYERDVKFVRGVLLSGPPGTGKTLFARTLAKESGLPFVFASGAEFTDSEKSGAARINEMFSIARRNAPSFVFVDEIDAIAGRHARLDPRRSATFEALISQLDGEKEKTGVDRFSLRQAVIFICATNRPDELDHEFVRPGRIDRRLYVGLPDAKQRVQIFGVHSAGKQLAEDVDFGKLVFRTVGFSGADIRNLVNEAAIMSVRKGHSKIFQQDIVDVLDKQLLEGMGVLLTEEEQQKCEQSVSSEKKKLLAVHEAGHIVLAHLFPQFDWHAFSQLLPGGKETAISVFFPREDMVDQGYTTFGYMMMQMVVAHGGRCAERVVFGDDITDGGRDDLEKITKIAREMVISPQNSRLGLTALTKRVGLVDRPDSPDGELIRYRWDDPHVIPANMTLEVSELFTRELTRYIEETEELAMNGLKNNRHILDLITEELLEKSRITGLEVEEKMKDLSPVMFEDFVKPFQINLEEDGPLPHNDRLRYQPLDIYPAPLHRC, encoded by the exons ATGGACCTTAAAATCACATACAAATCAAACCCacttctcttttcttcaaCCCAACTCACCCAGCCATCTGCAAGACCCGTCCTTTTCAACCTACCCACAAAGCACAGACCCAAAATTTCCCCCAAAAAACCCACTTTTCGTGTTATGGGGTCTGCAAATTCAAATGGGTCTGATGGGTTTTCTTGGGTGAGTCTGACTCAGTCAATTCGGCGCGGTTCGGAGCGATTCTGGTCGAATTTTGGTGAGTCGGTGAAGAAGGAAACTGGGTTTGATTTGAAGGATGCTAATGTGAAGGTGGGTGAGTATGTGGGGCGAGTTGAGGGTGGATTAAAGAAGGGTAGGACTGAGTTGGAACGGTTTAAGACTGAGTTGGTGCCAGAGTTCGTCAGTTGGAATCGGTGGGAACGTTGGAAG GATATTAAGACATGGGAATCCAAAAGAATTGCTGCATtgattttctatatttttcttgcCGTAGTTTCTTGtcaaagaatatatataacaaTTCGAGCTCCTCTCCAAGATCGTCAAAGAAAAGAGTTGACAGAGGCTTATATGGAGGCAGTTGTTCCCGAGCCATCTCCAAGTAATGTTAGAAG GTTTAAGAAGAGTATATGGAGGAAGACTACACCAAAAGGCCTGAAAATGAAGAAGTTTGTTGAAAGACCTGATGGAACACTTGTTCATGATAGTTCTTATGTGGGAGAGGATGCATGGGATGATGACCCACAGCCGCCTCAGGACAATGTAGAACAAATTATTGACAGTGATGTAAAATTAAATcaagaggaaaaaaaggaactgAAAGAAGACTTGGGGATTTCTG GTGAAGTTCAAGAAAATAGAGGAACATGGCGTGAAAGACTTAAGAAATGGAACGAGATacttcaaaaagaaaagttagcTGAGCAGTTGGACTCTGCAAATTCTAAGTATGTAGTTGAATTCGACATGAAAGAGGTAGAAAACAGTCTTCGCAAGGATGTCGTGGAAAAGGTAACAGAGACACAGGGAACACGGGCCCTATGGATAGCTAAAAGATGGTGGATGTATCGTCCTAGACTTCCTTATACCTACTTTCTTCAAAAGCTTGATTGCTCCGAG GTTGCTGCTGTTGTATTCACGGAGGACCTAAAAAGAATATATGTTACTATGAAAGAGGGTTTTCCATTAGAATATGTC GTAGATATCCCCCTAGACCCTTACTTGTTTGAGATTATCTCAAGTTCTGGAGCTGAAGTTGATCTTCTTCAAAAGCGCCAGATCCACTACTTTATGAAAGTTCTGATTGCATTGGTGCCTGGGATACTTATTCTCTGGCTAATACGCGAGTCTGTGATGCTTCTGCACATCACTTCTAAGCGTTTCCTTTACAAAAAGTATAACCAGCTTTTTGATATGGCTTATGCAGAAAATTTTATCCTG CCAGTCGGAGATGTGGGGGAAACAAAATCAATGTCCAAGGAAGTTGTGTTGGGGGGTGATGTTTGGGATCTTCTTGATGAGCTCATGATTTATATGGGAAATCCAATGCAATACTATGAAAGAGATGTCAAGTTTGTCCGG GGTGTTCTTCTCTCTGGACCTCCTGGAACTGGCAAAACACTTTTTGCAAGGACACTTGCCAAGGAAAGCGGATTACCCTTTGTTTTTGCTTCGGGTGCTGAGTTCACAGACAGTGAGAAAAGTGGTGCTGCAAGAATCAATGAAATGTTTTCCATTGCAAGGAGAAAT GCTCCttcttttgtatttgtggATGAAATTGATGCTATTGCTGGAAGGCATGCAAGATTGGATCCTCGAAGAAGTGCAACATTTGAGGCTTTGATATCACAGCTCGATGGAGA GAAGGAAAAAACTGGTGTTGATCGGTTCTCTCTCAGACAAGCTGTGATATTCATCTGTGCTACCAATAGGCCAGATGAACTAGACCATGAATTTGTTCGACCTGGGCGTATTGACCGTCGACTGTATGTTGGTTTGCCTGATGCTAAGCAACGAGTACAAATTTTTGGTGTGCACAGTGCAGGAAAGCAACTTGCAGAAGATGTAGACTTTGGGAAA CTTGTCTTCCGAACTGTTGGTTTTTCTGGGGCAGATATTCGGAACCTTGTCAATGAAGCAGCAATTATGTCA GTGAGGAAAGGGCATTCAAAGATCTTCCAGCAAGACATTGTTGATGTATTAGATAAACAATTGCTTGAGGGTATGGGTGTACTCCTTACTGAAGAAGAACAGCAGAAATGCGAACAAAGT GTGTCTTCGGAAAAGAAGAAACTGCTGGCTGTTCATGAAGCTGGTCACATAGTATTAGCTCATCTGTTTCCTCAATTTGATTGGCATGCATTTTCTCAGCTTCTGCCTGGTGGCAAG GAAACTGCAATATCTGTGTTCTTCCCCCGAGAAGATATGGTAGACCAAGGTTATACAACCTTTGGCTACATGATGATGCAAATGGTGGTAGCTCATGGTGGGCGTTGTGCTGAGCGTGTCGTGTTTGGTGATGACATAACTGATGGAGGAAGGGATGATTTGGAAAAGATAACAAAG ATTGCTCGAGAGATGGTAATCAGCCCTCAAAATTCAAGGTTGGGGCTTACAGCTTTAACAAAGAGAGTTGGACTTGTGGATCGACCAGATAGTCCAGATGGCGAGTTAATAAGATACAGG TGGGATGACCCCCATGTTATTCCAGCCAATATGACTCTTGAAGTGTCTGAGCTATTTACTCGAGAGTTGACAAGG TACATTGAAGAAACAGAAGAACTCGCAATGAATGGTTTGAAAAACAATAGGCACATATTGGACCTGATTACGGAGGAACTATTAGAGAAGTCGAGGATTACTGGTTTG GAGGTAGAGGAGAAAATGAAGGACCTTTCTCCAGTGATGTTTGAGGATTTTGTAAAACCATTTCAGATAAACTTGGAAGAG GATGGACCGTTGCCACATAATGATCGGTTGCGATATCAACCACTGGACATATATCCTGCACCACTGCATAGATGTTAA